AGGCGTCGCCGCAAGGCCATGCCCCGGCAGCGGCTGCCCACGCCCAATACGGTATCGACGCCGGCCGTAAGATCGAAGCCCGCATTCAGGAACTGAAGGGCCGCCTCGCCGATGGCAGGCGTTCCGTCCGCATCAGCCGCTCCGAAGGCAGTCGTCTGGCGACTTCGCTGAATAGTATTGTTTCGCTGAAACGCCAATATGAACGGTCAGGTCGCGGCCTCAGCCAGCCGGAGATCAATACCCTGAACACAAAGCTCGACACCCTGTCCGGCAAGATCCGGGTTCAGGCGCATGACGGCAACCGGCGTTAAGCGTTCAGAGCAACCAGTTATGGCGCAGCGGCCCGTGGCCTTCCCCCAAGCCGGGCGCCATCAGGATCGCCCCGCCAACATAATCCCTCGCCAGCCCGACCGTTTCCTCAAGCGGCCGCGCTTCGCGCGTCAGGGCCGCGCAAGCCGACGCCAGAGTACAGCCCGTGCCGTGCGTATGCCGGGTATTGATGCGTTCCGAGGTAAAGCGATGCTCGCCCTGGCGCGTGATCAGCAAATCGACCACATCCGGTGTCTCGATATGGCCGCCCTTGATCAGCACATTTTTGGCGCCCATGGCCAGCAGGGCCTCGCCCGCCTTGCGCATATCGTCTTCCGTTTCGACCTTCAGGCCGGTCAGCGCCGCCGCTTCAGGCGCATTGGGGGTGAGCAGGTCAGCCAACGGCAGCATCAGCGCCTTCATTGCGTCTACCGCATGATGGTTCATCAGGGCATGACCGCCTTTAGCCACCATCACCGGATCGATGACGGTGAAGACTTTTGCGCCTTCAATCACCAATGACACCGCCTCCATGACGGCAATATCAGCCAGCATTCCGGTCTTGATGGCGTCAGCGCCGATATCATCGAGGCAGGCCAGAGCCTGGGCCGTGATGATCGCCGGCGGCACAGCCATGACATCGGAGACACCCAGCGTATTCTGCACGGTCAGGGCCGTGATCGCGGTCATGGCATAACCACCCAGGCAGGTCACCGCCTTGATATCGGCCTGGATACCGGCGCCGCCCGATGAATCGGAGCCGGCAATGATTAAAACGCGCTGCATACTTGTCCTTAATGGCCGAATAGGCTCATAGATGAAAACGGACTTCCGGCCGATTCTCCGGCCGGCAAGGGCGCCACATTACGGTTTTTTGGCCGCCGCCGCAGATGCGGCGAGCCATGCGGCGCTTGAGCTCTCACATAGGAGGGGTGGATGCCCCTGACAACCTCGTTTTATAAAAGCGCCATTCCGCGCGGCACCTATCGCCATTACAAGAACAAGCTCTATCGCGTCTTTGGCACCGTGACCCATTCGGAAACCGAGGAAGATCTGGTGCTTTACGCGCCGCTCGGCCAGACCGCCGGCGAGGCCCGCCTTTGGGTAAGACCGATGGGCATGTTTACGGAAACGGTCATGACTGGAACCGGCCCTGTGCCGCGCTTTGCCTTTGTGGAAGCCTTCCCTGATTTTACGGAAGGCGACAATTGAGCGAGTCCGACAGGTGGATAGAACTGGAACCGGAGGCGTTCGCCGATAATGGTCATCCGATCCTGCGCGCCATGCGCGGGACGCTGATCCTTGTCCGCCTCAATCAGATCGACGCCAATGACGAGATGACCAGTTATGAGATATTGGCGGGGCAACTGATCCGCGCCAACCGTTCCGAAGGCTTCGTGCTTTCACTCGTCGGCAAGAAATCCGGTCAGGAACTGTTCCTGCCGCTGGTGCCGGCGGCCTTCAACCTGCAACCGCCGGGGCAATATATGCTGAGTTGCGGCTCGGTCATCGAAAACCCGGTTTTTCTCGGCGCCTTCGACGTATACAGGCCCTCATGATCGACAAGATGCTTCATGATCCGTTTCTGCTGATCTGCGGCGGCCTGTTTATCGCCATCGCCCTGCTGATGCTGGTGCAGAAACTGCGGAACAGAGATCCATAACACATAGTGTTATGGTAAGGGCGACGCCCGCCGCCGCTGATGCGGCGAGCCACGCGGCGTTTGAGCTAAATCATGCCTCATCCTGGCGGACACCGTCCCAGGGTTCGCGTTTGACCACATACTGCAGCGGCCAGACGTTTTCACGCGAGCGCCCGCAACGGGGGCAGTCGGTTTCGTGCGGCTCGAACACGCCGTAGAAAAAATTGCCGCGATCGGCGCCCTTGGTATCGACATGCTTGCCGCAGCGCGGGCACAGAAAGAAGAACTGCGAGATGGCAATGCCAAGGAAGGCGAAGGAGAAGGCCAGCGGCGCGGTATCGCCCAGCGCACCGATCAGGCAGATCGGCAGCAGGATCAGATAGATGATGGCGCGCGTGCGATAATTCAATTCGAGCACTTTCCGAAAAGTGTCACGCACTTTTCGGATTAAAAAGTGCGTCAACAAGAATGTCCTTGGAGCGCGCTCCATACCCGCATGGCCTGCCTCATGGCAAGCACATCATGGACTCGCACCATTTTAGCGCCATTGGCAATGGCGTGCAAATGCACCGCCAAGGTGCCGCCGATGCGGTTCTGGGCAGCCGAAGCCACGCCCCCTTCCCGTTCTTCCAGAGCGGCGATAAAGCGCTTGCGCGAGGCCGCCATCAACAGCGGAAAACCGTGCGAGGCCAGCCGGTCCGTGGCGCGGATCAGGGCCAGGTTGTGATCGAGCGTCTTGCCGAAACCGATGCCCGGATCGAGCCAGATACGGTCAGGCGACACGCCTGCCCGTATGGCGGCCTCGGCACGCGCCAGCAGCCAGGCTTCCACCTCCGCCACCACGTCATCATAGTGCGGTGCGGCCTGCATGGTGCGCGGCTCGCCCTGCATGTGCATCAGGATAATATCGCCACCCAGTTCCGCCGCCACGTCGAGGCTTTCCGGCGTATGTGTAAGCGCCGTGACATCATTCCAGACGCTGGCGCCGGTCTGAAAAGCCGCGCGCGCCACTTCGGGCTTGAGTGTATCAACACTGATCGCGCCCGGCCATTCGGCGGCAATGGCAGCGATGACCGGCACAACGCGGGCGATTTCCGCTTCGGCGCTGACCGGTTCAGCCCCCGGCCGCGTGGATTCCCCGCCGATATCGAGCACATCGACGCCTTCCGCGATCAGCCGCCGCGCCTGTTCGAGCGCGTCATAGGTGCCGCCATCGGAAAAGCTGTCGGGCGTTACGTTGATAATGCCCATGATCAACGGGCCTTTGGCGACGCGGCTGAGCAAGGTCATTTCAGGCCGGCATCCCGGCTGGCCAGCAGGGACAGGCCGGTCAGGTCGAGATGGCCTTCGCCGCCATCGACCAGCCGGCCCAGACGTGCCCGCAGCAGGTCATTGAGCGGCATGGCAACGCCCAAACTGTCTGCTACCTCGCCCGCCAGACGCATATCCTTGGCGGCCAGTACGGCGGCGAAACCGGCCGGCTCGAATTTTTCCGAGACGATCAGCGCGCCATAGTTTTTGTAGATCGGTGCGCCAAACAGGGTCGAGGTCAGGAAGTCGAGCAGGTCGGCCTTTTCGACTCCCCCTTGGCCACCAGCGCCATGGCCTCCCCCAACGCTTCCGTGACATTGACGATCAGGAAATTGCCCGCCAGCTTGACCAGATTGGCAGCCGAGGGTTTATCACCAAAAACCTGCACCTTCTGGCCGATCACCTCCAGCAGCGGCATGGCTTCTTTGATGGCCATGTCGCTTCCGGCGGCCGCGATAAACAGCTTGCCTTCCGCCGCCACGGGCGGACGACCAAATACCGGCGCCGAGACAAAATGCTGCCCCTTGGCGGCATGGGCCTCAGTCAGCTTGTCGGCCAGGGCCACGCTGATCGTGCTGAGAGATATATGGACACCACCGGCCGACAGACTGGACAAGATGGCCTCTGACACACCTTCGACCGCCGCGTCATCCGCCAGCATGGTAAAGACGGCATCGCCCCGGCTGGCCTCGGCCGGTGTGACGGCGCGGAGCGCACCGCCGGCGACCAGCGGGTCGGCCTTTTCCGGCGAACGATTCCACACCGAAACCTCGTGCCCCGCCCGGATCAGATTCGGCGCAATCGCCGCCCCCATACTGCCCAAACCGATAAAACCAACCTTCATGGTGTGTCTCCTATATTCGTTGTCTCGTGATGCCATGCTGCCCCATTTTAAGGGCTAGTAACCACAAATCCTCGAACTCGTTTTGGCTCAACACTTGTTGATCAAAGTTCACTGTTGTCTCCAGCTTCGGCCACGGCTTTTCGGATATCCAACTATAACTCGGCTCCGTGGCTAGACTGGAATATTCCATGTAGCCATCACGAAATTCGACGATGACCCGGTGTTCCCAACGTTCGGCGTCTAATTCACTATACCAAATGTACGCGTCATCCTGCGGTCCCGTTATCCAGACAGATTTTTGATATTCCACCAGCCCCTCCACGGCGAACTTCCGTCAAGTCCGCGGCTTGCCAATCCGCTTGATTTCCCAGTGCAGGTCTATGCCCAGCTTGGTCATCACATCGGCGCGCACGGCCTCGCCCAAACCTTCCAGCTCGGCAGCGGTGGCGTCGCCGGTATTGATCATGAAATTGGAATGTAGTTCCGAGAACTTGGCCGCGCCGAAGAGTTTTCCGCGCCAGCCGGCCTCATCGACGCATTGCCAGGCGCTCTTGCCTTCCGGGTTCTTGAAGGTCGAACCCCCGGTCTTTTCACGGATCGGCTGGGTCTGCTCGCGGCGGGCGGTGATGGCCTCCATGCGTTCGGTAACGGCGGCGACATCATCCGGCGTGCCCTGGAAAAGGGCCCCTGTGTAGATCACGCCTTCCGGTTCGGAATGGCGATAGCGGAAACCCATATCGGCATTAGAAATGGTAATGCGTTCACCGGCGCGGGTGATGGCGTAGGCCTCGACCAGCACGTCCTTGGTTTCGGAACCATAGCAGCCGGCATTCATGGTCAGGGCGCCGCCGATGGTGCCCGGTACGCCGCGATAGAATTCCAAGCCGGCAATGCCGTTTTGCGCCGCTACCTTGGCGACATTGGCATCCAGCGCCGCCGCGCCCGCCTCGATGCGGGCATCGCCGCGCGGCGTGACATCAGCAAAGTTGCGGCCCAGACGGATCACCACGCCGTCGATACCACCGTCACGCACCAGCAGGTTGGAACCGACGCCGATGGTCAGGACCGGGATGCCGGGATCGAGATTTTTCAGGAATTCGCTGAGATCAGCGGCATCTTCCGGCAGAAAGATAACATCGGCCGGCCCGCCGACGCGGAACCAGGTAAAAGGCGCCAGCGCGGCGCGGGTCATGATCTTGCCGCGCACCAGCGGCAGGTCGGCGATCCAACTCATGAGAGCAATCCTTGTGATTCAAACCATATTTGAATGTCTGGATTCTCATCTGAATTTTTAATCAAAAAAACCTTGATACTTAAATTATAAATATCCCTAGCCCAATTCTTCCATTGATAAGCAAGCCGATGCCCACATGCCATAGCCTCTTGCTCGGTCATATAAAGCATGTCTGGTCTTCCATCTCCAAAAGTATAGTTTTGCAAGTGTATATGGTTCAGCATCGCTTCAACAGACGCCACACTGGCCTTGTCCTGTTCAAACCATCTATCTGCGCTTTCAGGGTCGAACCGTTCAGCCAAGAACCAACCACCACGATAATTTACCAAAACGGGGCAGGAAAGTTGCTGGTGAGCTAAAGCGAGCCGAGGCGATGACTCTTCGCTTAAAATGTTGAGCGGACTGTCCCATTCATGAAGTGGCTTAGGCAGACTATCGACAACTGATTTTATTGCCGCAATACTTCCCGCCTCCACCCAAGTCATGCTTTCAACGCCTCAAGCTGGCCCGGCAGGGCATAAGCCCACTGGGTGATGTCGCCGGCGCCCAGGCATACCACCAGATCGCCCGGCCTGGCTTCCGCCGCGACCAGACCCGCCAAATGCGTCGGGGTATCGAGTGCCACGGCATGACGATGACCGAAGCGGTGCAGCCCCTCGACCAGATGCGCCTTGTCTACACCCTCGATCGGCTGTTCGCCGGCGGAATAGACATCGGCCACGATCACCATATCGGCATCATGGAAGCAGGAGGAGAACTCGTTCATCAGGTCGCGCAGACGCGTATAGCGGTGCGGCTGGACCACGGCGATAACACGGCCCGTGGTAACCTGACGCGCGGCTTTCAACACGGCGGCGATCTCGACCGGATGGTGACCGTAATCATCGATGACGCGGATACCATCGACCACGCCCGTGGTCGTGAAGCGGCGCTTGACCCCGCCGAAGCCGGCCAGGCCTTTGCGGATATCGTCTTCGCCGATACCCAGTTCACGGGCGATGGCGATGGCGGCCGTGGCGTTGGAAACATTGTGGTTGCCTGTCATCGGCAGTTTCAGTTTCTCCCACGCAAAGGCTTCCGCACCGGTCGGCTGGAAAATGACGTCGAAACACGCGCCTTCCGGACCAAATTCAATATTGGCGCAACGCACCTCGGCCTGCGGACTGACACCATAGGGGATCAGGCGGCGGTTATCGATCTTCGCGGCCAGGGCCTGGACTTCCGGATGATCGATGCAGACGGCGGCGAACCCATAGAAGGGGATATTCTCGATGAAGTCGCAGAACCCCTTCTTCACCGCGTCAAAATCGCCCCAATGGTCGAGGTGTTCGGCATCGATATTGGTGACGATGGCCAGGGTCGATTTCAGGCGCAGGAAGGAGCCATCGGATTCATCGGCCTCGACCACGATCCAGTCGCCGTCGCCCACCTTGGCATTGGTGCCGTAATTGTTGATGATGCCGCCATTGACGACCGTTGGGTCCAGGCCGCCGGCATCGAGCAGAGCCGCCACCATCGACGTGGTCGTCGTCTTGCCATGTGTGCCCCCTACGGCAATGGAGAATTGCAGACGCATCAGTTCGGCCAGCATTTCAGCGCGGCGCACCAGCGGGATGCGGCGGCGGCGCGCCTCGACCATTTCCGGGTTATCCTGTTTCACCGCCGTCGAATAGACCAGGGCACAAACCCCTTCCGAAACGTGCGCCGCCTCGTGGCCGATGAATATCTGCGCACCGAGCTTTTCCAGGCGCTCCGTATTGGCCGAGGCCTTGGCGTCGGAACCCTGCACCTTGTAGCCGATCTTGATCATGATTTCGGCGATGCCGCTCATGCCGATGCCGCCGATGCCGACAAAATGGACGGGGCCGAGATCGAAAGGCGTCGGGCGCCTGGAATGGAGGGTCATGGGCGTTTTTCGCAGACAGAATTGAGGTGGGATTCGGCTTTAGACCATCCGCAACGACGTGTCACTTATCCATTTCAACCTTTGACGCCATGCCGGTTCACGGGCATAATCCGGACCGCAAAACAAGGTGCGCACATGGGCAAGATGTCGGTATCGCTGGATGAACAATCCTGGTCGTGGCTTGAAGAACAAGCCGGAGACGCGGAGACCTATGTCAATGCGCTGATCCATCAGGATCAGCGCCGCAAGGCGGCGGAAGCCGAGTTAAGACGGATGCTTGAAGAAGCTGATAGCAGCGGCGACAGCGAAGCCACAATAGAGGGTATCTGGGCAGAGACAGAGGCCGAACATCTGGCGCGACATGGCTGATTACAAGCTTAGCCGTAAGGCTGAAGCCGATCTGCGCGCTATAGCCGCCTTTACTGTGGACACTTTCGGCATCGCGCAGGCAAGAACCTATCGTGATGGATTGCTTGATGCTTTTATTCGCATCTCTGCACATCCCGAAATTGGCGCATCCCTCACTCACATATTTCCAGATACCCGCCGCCTCGTGCACGGTTCACATATTATTTATTATCGCGTGACCCTGTCTCAGATTTTTGTTCGCCGTATCCTGCATCAGTCGCAAGACCCACTTCGTCATCTTTAATCCACTTTCCGCTTCAGCATCCCCTTGAACGGCTTTTCGCCCTTTCCCTGCGTCACATCCTCGCCCGTATAGAGTCGGCGGATCAGGGTATATATGATCACCGTCAGCGGCATGGC
This sequence is a window from Asticcacaulis sp.. Protein-coding genes within it:
- the murC gene encoding UDP-N-acetylmuramate--L-alanine ligase, whose translation is MTLHSRRPTPFDLGPVHFVGIGGIGMSGIAEIMIKIGYKVQGSDAKASANTERLEKLGAQIFIGHEAAHVSEGVCALVYSTAVKQDNPEMVEARRRRIPLVRRAEMLAELMRLQFSIAVGGTHGKTTTTSMVAALLDAGGLDPTVVNGGIINNYGTNAKVGDGDWIVVEADESDGSFLRLKSTLAIVTNIDAEHLDHWGDFDAVKKGFCDFIENIPFYGFAAVCIDHPEVQALAAKIDNRRLIPYGVSPQAEVRCANIEFGPEGACFDVIFQPTGAEAFAWEKLKLPMTGNHNVSNATAAIAIARELGIGEDDIRKGLAGFGGVKRRFTTTGVVDGIRVIDDYGHHPVEIAAVLKAARQVTTGRVIAVVQPHRYTRLRDLMNEFSSCFHDADMVIVADVYSAGEQPIEGVDKAHLVEGLHRFGHRHAVALDTPTHLAGLVAAEARPGDLVVCLGAGDITQWAYALPGQLEALKA
- a CDS encoding DUF1653 domain-containing protein, producing the protein MPLTTSFYKSAIPRGTYRHYKNKLYRVFGTVTHSETEEDLVLYAPLGQTAGEARLWVRPMGMFTETVMTGTGPVPRFAFVEAFPDFTEGDN
- the thiD gene encoding bifunctional hydroxymethylpyrimidine kinase/phosphomethylpyrimidine kinase gives rise to the protein MQRVLIIAGSDSSGGAGIQADIKAVTCLGGYAMTAITALTVQNTLGVSDVMAVPPAIITAQALACLDDIGADAIKTGMLADIAVMEAVSLVIEGAKVFTVIDPVMVAKGGHALMNHHAVDAMKALMLPLADLLTPNAPEAAALTGLKVETEDDMRKAGEALLAMGAKNVLIKGGHIETPDVVDLLITRQGEHRFTSERINTRHTHGTGCTLASACAALTREARPLEETVGLARDYVGGAILMAPGLGEGHGPLRHNWLL
- the murB gene encoding UDP-N-acetylmuramate dehydrogenase; amino-acid sequence: MSWIADLPLVRGKIMTRAALAPFTWFRVGGPADVIFLPEDAADLSEFLKNLDPGIPVLTIGVGSNLLVRDGGIDGVVIRLGRNFADVTPRGDARIEAGAAALDANVAKVAAQNGIAGLEFYRGVPGTIGGALTMNAGCYGSETKDVLVEAYAITRAGERITISNADMGFRYRHSEPEGVIYTGALFQGTPDDVAAVTERMEAITARREQTQPIREKTGGSTFKNPEGKSAWQCVDEAGWRGKLFGAAKFSELHSNFMINTGDATAAELEGLGEAVRADVMTKLGIDLHWEIKRIGKPRT
- the folP gene encoding dihydropteroate synthase, giving the protein MTLLSRVAKGPLIMGIINVTPDSFSDGGTYDALEQARRLIAEGVDVLDIGGESTRPGAEPVSAEAEIARVVPVIAAIAAEWPGAISVDTLKPEVARAAFQTGASVWNDVTALTHTPESLDVAAELGGDIILMHMQGEPRTMQAAPHYDDVVAEVEAWLLARAEAAIRAGVSPDRIWLDPGIGFGKTLDHNLALIRATDRLASHGFPLLMAASRKRFIAALEEREGGVASAAQNRIGGTLAVHLHAIANGAKMVRVHDVLAMRQAMRVWSALQGHSC
- a CDS encoding type II toxin-antitoxin system RelE/ParE family toxin → MADYKLSRKAEADLRAIAAFTVDTFGIAQARTYRDGLLDAFIRISAHPEIGASLTHIFPDTRRLVHGSHIIYYRVTLSQIFVRRILHQSQDPLRHL
- a CDS encoding NAD(P)-dependent oxidoreductase, coding for MKVGFIGLGSMGAAIAPNLIRAGHEVSVWNRSPEKADPLVAGGALRAVTPAEASRGDAVFTMLADDAAVEGVSEAILSSLSAGGVHISLSTISVALADKLTEAHAAKGQHFVSAPVFGRPPVAAEGKLFIAAAGSDMAIKEAMPLLEVIGQKVQVFGDKPSAANLVKLAGNFLIVNVTEALGEAMALVAKGESKRPTCSTS